Proteins encoded in a region of the Halioglobus maricola genome:
- a CDS encoding delta-aminolevulinic acid dehydratase: protein MIWRILLSVALALAPGVSHAECECLWQGSFDDVQAETDLVVAAEVIAIKGNSIDLDALQLLRGTLPPVELRVWLEYEEYCRPELGTFPLGSRWVMALDKIESKVSGGFNPNTPNYSYGRIDDYAISNCGGYWLKWEGDAVTGNLVDAPRWDHEPKMTPVLLELIAAYVAGDVSSDALLAASREDPALRELRLNTRAFLRGDEE, encoded by the coding sequence CCTGGCGTCAGTCACGCCGAGTGCGAGTGTCTGTGGCAGGGTTCCTTCGATGATGTCCAGGCGGAGACCGACCTGGTGGTCGCAGCAGAGGTCATTGCCATCAAGGGCAACTCCATCGACCTTGACGCTCTCCAGTTGCTGCGAGGCACACTGCCTCCAGTAGAGCTCAGAGTGTGGCTGGAGTACGAGGAATATTGCCGTCCTGAGCTGGGTACCTTCCCGCTGGGCAGCCGCTGGGTCATGGCCCTGGATAAAATCGAATCCAAAGTGTCGGGCGGCTTCAACCCCAACACCCCCAACTACAGCTATGGCCGCATTGATGACTACGCAATTTCAAACTGCGGTGGCTACTGGCTAAAATGGGAAGGCGATGCAGTGACCGGCAACCTGGTAGACGCACCGCGTTGGGATCACGAGCCGAAAATGACGCCGGTGTTGCTTGAGTTAATCGCGGCCTATGTCGCGGGTGACGTGAGCAGTGATGCGCTGCTCGCCGCGAGCCGGGAGGACCCCGCCCTGCGTGAGCTCAGGCTCAACACTCGCGCCTTCCTGCGAGGCGACGAAGAATA